One window from the genome of Oryza glaberrima chromosome 3, OglaRS2, whole genome shotgun sequence encodes:
- the LOC127768107 gene encoding ethylene-responsive transcription factor ERF013-like, translating into MVKNTSNKCIAAAGATAAAGLGGGAASCSGGGGDRKVTTAAAAALAVRPYKGVRMRSWGSWVSEIRAPHQKRRIWLGSYATPEAAARAYDAALLCLKGSDAVLNFPSSASSRRRLDIHRGGTDSAAGDMSPRSIQRVAAAAAAAFDAAAAGVVVDESCSCSAEAMSSTPTSRATSLSTLGSSGGGDVLDHATTPSSSSSAAANVCSPPLEGDHELWTELDAFASPKFMDLMAAGGTAFSSPWEEPEEDGELMRLWSFC; encoded by the coding sequence atgGTGAAGAACACGAGCAACAAGTGCATTGCTGCtgccggcgcgacggcggcggccggcttaggcggtggcgcggcgtcgtgcagcggcggcggaggtgataggaaggtgacgacggcggcggcagcggcgttggCGGTGAGGCCGTACAAGGGGGTGAGGATGCGGAGCTGGGGGTCGTGGGTGTCGGAGATCAGGGCGCCGCACCAGAAGCGGCGGATCTGGCTGGGCTCCTACGCCACGCCggaggccgcggcgcgcgcctaCGACGCCGCGCTGCTCTGCCTCAAGGGCTCCGACGCCGTCCTCAacttcccctcctccgcctcgtctcgccgccgcctcgacatCCACCGGGGGGGCACGGACTCGGCGGCGGGCGACATGTCGCCGAGGTCCATCCAgcgcgtcgcggccgccgcggcggcggcattcgacgccgccgccgccggcgtcgtcgtcgacgaaaGCTGCTCGTGCAGCGCCGAGGCGATGtcgtcgacgccgacgtcgaGAGCGACCTCGCTGTCCACGCTGGgaagctccggcggcggtgacgtGCTGGACCACgcgacgacgccgtcgtcgtcgtcgtctgccGCGGCCAACGtttgctcgccgccgctggaggGGGACCATGAGCTGTGGACGGAGCTGGACGCGTTCGCGTCGCCGAAGTTCATGGATCTAATGGCCGCCGGCGGCACGGCGTTCTCGTCGCCGTGggaggagcccgaggaggacggcgagctgATGAGGCTGTGGAGCTTCTGCTAG
- the LOC127767723 gene encoding vacuolar protein sorting-associated protein 9A, whose amino-acid sequence MDGGGGGDAFGSATAPLAWHDFLERMRQPSAADFVKSIKGFIVTFSNRAPDPEHDSAAVQEFLENMEGAFRAHTPWAGSSEEELESAGEGLEKYVMTKLFNRVFASVPEDVKSDEELFEKMSLLQQFIRPENLDIKPEYQSETSWLLAQKELQKINMYKAPRDKLACILNCCKVINNLLLNASIVSNENPPGADEFLPVLIYVTIKANPPQLHSNLLYIQRYRRQSRLVSEAQYFFTNILSAESFIWNIDGESLSMDERDFQKKMDLARERLLGLSASSENQDNQNNLDVREQKSQTLKASRDSDVNLSLKDNFQGPGLEMRRDSDASSNPVEHVQSISDLEKKGAAELLKDDDLNKKIQEYPFLFARSGDLTVADVENLLNSYKQLVLKYVALSQGMGINLENPPVQSMQTVSDLVESEEPKNVKNAVNFSEGSSKTSDDIKNDTLYSEVDNTGTQQTAVDPSYQKAQQDEASDQPEHA is encoded by the exons atggatggcggcggcggaggcgacgcctTCGGGTCCGCGACCGCGCCGCTGGCCTGGCACGACTTCCTGGAGCGCATGCGCcagccctccgccgccgacttCGTCAAGTCCATCAAGGG CTTTATCGTAACGTTCTCGAACAGAGCTCCTGACCCTGAACATGATAGTGCGGCTGTTCAAGAATTCCTGGAAAATATGGAAGGTGCTTTCAGGGCTCACACCCCCTGGGCTGGAAGTTCTGAAGAAGAACTAGAAAGTGCCGGTGAG GGCCTTGAGAAATACGTTATGACAAAGCTGTTCAATCGGGTATTTGCTTCTGTCCCGGAAGATGTGAAGAGTGATGAAGAACTTTTTGAGAAGATGTCTTTGTTACAGCAGTTTATACGGCCTGAAAACTTGGATATCAAACCAGAATATCAAAGTGAAACATCATGGCtg CTTGCACAGAAGGAGCTGCAGAAGATAAACATGTATAAGGCTCCAAGGGATAAGCTTGCTTGCATCCTGAACTGCTGTAAAGTCATCAACAACCTACTTCTAAATGCGTCTATTGTATCAAATGAAAATCCCCCGGGAGCTGATGAATTCCTTCCAGTCCTCATCTATGTTACCATAAAG GCAAATCCTCCACAGTTACActcaaatctattatatatacagCGATACAGACGTCAATCACGGTTGGTGTCAGAAGCTCAGTATTTCTTTACAAACATCTTATCCGCTGAGTCTTTCATCTGGAACATTGATGGGGAATCATTATCAATGGATGAACGAGATTTCCAAAAGAAGATGGACTTGGCAAGGGAACGCTTGTTGGGATTATCAGCTAGCTCAGAGAATCAGGACAACCAAAACAATCTTGATGTACGGGAGCAAAAATCACAAACACTGAAAGCTAGCAGGGATTCTGATGTCAATCTCTCTTTGAAAGATAATTTCCAAGGTCCTGGACTGGAAATGAGAAGGGACAGTGATGCAAGTAGTAACCCAGTTGAGCATGTGCAATCGATTTCTGATTTGGAGAAGAAAGGAGCAGCCGAGCTTCTCAAGGATGATGACTTGAACAAAAAAATTCAAGAGTACCCATTCCTTTTTGCCCGCTCTGGTGATCTGACTGTTGCTGATGTAGAAAACCTTTTAAACTCCTACAAGCAGCTAGTACTAAAGTATGTAGCGCTTTCGCAAGGGATGGGTATCAACCTTGAAAACCCTCCTGTTCAGAGCATGCAAACTGTTTCTGATCTTGTGGAATCTGAGGAGCCTAAAAATGTGAAGAATGCAGTAAATTTCAGCGAAGGAAGCAGCAAAACCAGTGATGACATAAAAAATGATACTCTTTATTCAGAAGTAGACAACACGGGTACCCAACAAACTGCGGTTGACCCAAGTTATCAGAAGGCACAGCAGGATGAAGCATCAGATCAACCTGAACATGCATGA